One region of Podospora bellae-mahoneyi strain CBS 112042 chromosome 1 map unlocalized CBS112042p_1.2, whole genome shotgun sequence genomic DNA includes:
- a CDS encoding uncharacterized protein (COG:C; COG:H; EggNog:ENOG503NWEM), with product MFSQSDIPETNVDVLIIGAGPAGLMAAASFAHLTAIPSASPLSVRIIDKRSTKIFSGQADGLQCRSLEIFDSLGFADRAWKEANHMIEICMWNPDATGIIQRSDRIPDTIVGLSRFQQIVLQQGRIERFFLDNIQKYSGGAIKVERAILPTSLQIGEERVKVTVRKLTEEEATPPQATTGSKSDATDGLFRSNLVGDDYEDKNITDAKGEEEEVINAKFVIGCDGARSWTRRTLGPEFELQGEATDFIWGVMDIIPLTDFPDIRMRCAIHSANDGSLMVIPRENRLVRLYIQLKEVTPDASGRADRSKITPELIFGAAQKILRPYKIDYEYCDWWTAYQIGQRISPSFSHPSNKVFLAGDAVHTHSPKAGQGMNVSMQDSFNLAWKVGLIAKGICHPRILDTYQSERRRVAQDLIEFDHKFSRLFSGRPAKDVMDAEGVSMAEFKDAFLKGNLFASGLSVDYGPSSLVVKSGDPGELGDRSDRSRNLEGVRRITVEEFEVKQSLAKGLPVGMRFNSFKVLNQACARPWHFQERLKADGRFRIVLFAGDILDQAQKQRVEVFCDKLSSSNGFMRRATPEGAKIDSVIEVLTIHSARRTETELLRDFPDILHPFDPHTGWDYNKVFVDDESYHEGFGDAYKNYGVDKEKGCVVAVRPDQYVGWIGELEDFEQLQEYFEGIFLV from the exons ATGTTCTCTCAGTCTGATATTCCGGAGACGAATGTCGACGT CCTCATCATTGGCGCCGGGCCTGCCGGGCTCATGGCTGCCGCATCTTTCGCTCACCTCACCGCCATCCCCTCTGCCTCTCCGCTTTCAGTTCGGATCATAGACAAGCGTTCCACAAAGATATTTTCGGGCCAGGCCGACGGTCTTCAATGCCGCTCTCTTGAAATCTTTGACTCTCTTGGCTTTGCCGACAGGGCATGGAAGGAAGCAAATCACATGATCGAAATCTGCATGTGGAATCCTGACGCGACAGGTATCATTCAACGGAGCGACAGAATCCCTGATACGATTGTGGGGCTGTCCAGATTCCAACAGATTGTGTTGCAACAGGGCAGGATTGAGAGGTTCTTTTTGGACAACATCCAGAAATACTCTGGGGGTGCCATCAAAGTCGAGAGGGCGATCCTACCAACCAGTTTGcagattggggaggagagagttAAAGTGACGGTGAGAAAGCTAACAGAAGAGGAAGCTACTCCGCCGCAAGCTACGACAGGCAGCAAGAGTGATGCGACAGATGGGCTCTTTCGGAGTAACCTTGTGGGGGATGACTACGAGGACAAGAATATCACAGATGCaaagggtgaggaggaagaagtgatCAATGCAAAATTCGTCATTGGTTGTGACGGTGCTAGGAGCTGGACCAGACGGACACTTGGTCCCGAGTTCGAGCTACAAGGCGAAGCAACCGACTTCATTTGGGGAGTTATGGATATCATCCCTCTCACTGACTTTC CCGACATTCGCATGCGCTGTGCTATCCACTCAGCCAACGATGGGAGTCTCATGGTCATCCCTCGCGAGAACCGGCTGGTGAGATTGTACATTCAACTCAAGGAGGTCACGCCGGACGCATCCGGCAGGGCAGACAGGTCCAAGATCACACCGGAGCTCATCTTTGGCGCTGCGCAAAAAATTTTAAGGCCATACAAGATCGACTATGAATATTGCGACTGGTGGACCGCGTACCAG ATCGGACAACGTATCTCACCCTCCTTTTCGCACCCTTCCAATAAGGTATTCCTTGCGGGCGATGCAGTGCACACTCATTCCCCCAAAGCAGGACAAGGCATGAACGTTTCTATGCAGGACTCATTCAACTTGGCGTGGAAGGTTGGGCTCATAGCCAAGGGGATTTGTCATCCCAGAATTTTGGACACATATCAGTCCGAGCGACGCCGAGTTGCTCAGGACCTTATTGAGTTCGACCACAAGTTCAGTCGTTTGTTTAGCGGGCGCCCGGCGAAGGATGTTATGGACGCAGAAGGCGTGAGCATGGCTGAATTTAAGGACGCGTTCCTGAAAGGGAACCTGTTTGCCAGCGGATTGAGTGTTGACTATGGTCCAAGTTCTTTGGTCGTCAAGAGCGGCGACCCTGGCGAACTGGGCGATAGGAGCGATAGAAGCCGGAATTTGGAAGGGGTGCGCAGAATTACAGTGGAAGAGTTCGAGGTGAAGCAGAGCCTGGCCAAAGGGCTGCCTGTGGGGATGAGGTTCAACAGTTTTAAAGTCCTTAACCAGGCCTGTGCTCGGCCATGGCATTTCCAAGAGAGGCTGAAGGCTGATGGACGGTTCCGCATTGTGTTGTTTGCCGGTGACATACTGGATCAAGCACAGAAGCAGCGAGTTGAGGTGTTCTGTGATAAGCTGAGCTCGTCCAACGGCTTTATGAGAAGGGCTACTCCGGAGGGGGCCAAGATTGATAGTGTGATCGAGGTGTTAACAATCCACTCAGCCAGAAGGACCGAGACAGAGCTCCTGCGAGATTTCCCCGACATCCTGCATCCGTTCGACCCACACACCGGATGGGACTACAACAAGGTTTTTGTCGATGACGAGAGTTACCATGAAGGGTTTGGCGATGCATACAAGAATTACGGAGTTGATAAGGAGAAAGGGTGCGTTGTGGCTGTCAGACCGGATCAGTATGTGGGTTGGATTGGTGAGTTAGAGGACTTTGAGCAGTTGCAGGAGTACTTTGAGGGCATTTTCCTCGTATAA
- a CDS encoding uncharacterized protein (COG:Z; EggNog:ENOG503NY7X) has translation MATSRPPQNLFQVYLRLRPHNNSASTSGERFLSVEEPDENSDAPRYITLNPPNDRRRAIEKFAFTQVFEEDASQLDVFHCTGVANLVEGVLAPYGGEGTDALLATLGVTGSGKSYTILGSKSQRGMIQLALDVIFRSLSDNLLDCSSYPPLEQSITNSDPSEALIFSAHNFLDSVYADAPATFKSSSSRAPTPMLSESVGPSSNQHRRMNRPVAFPQQPDINALSVSCDPSSEYAVVVSMYEVYNDRIFDLLTPPTKSAATKEYRRRPLLFKPTETSPDRKIVAGLRKVICGDLQQALLVLEAGLHERRVTGTSSNSVSSRSHGFFCVEVKKRTRASRKHGDLPWGGNILTIVDLAGSERARDAKTAGATLAEAGKINESLMYLGQCLQMQSDATTKDKPNLVPFRQCKLTELLFSNCFPSASSFSSARYRNPQKAVMIVTADPHGDYNATSQILRYSALAREVTVPRVPSITQTALSAPAPPASPPPLGQLGSPPVHHRSFFAPPGSSSSNQPQHGGLLSSPNIQRAFSPLSGSSPSGDAHRSTMEAAALEIARLSEELEYLRQALESERSAREEAEAHLLSMEDRMIELEQAIREDCTNEFEQRLEIEMARWKTTMQIEMERGEEHWGRKIEVFERSLAVAPLSLPSTQPQSDYEEVDGEDNDKENILMEDMEQENERLKRENEILRREVAGMSPSKRRPLGERSGLGVTGEESRGGSPRPTRKDREKDREVTLRQRLENLRMDDSSSESQRPPSAQQQSRHSSPKKMRRLQTKRWNEIDDDDMF, from the exons ATGGCCACGTCAAGACCACCGCAGAATCTCTTCCAGGTTTATCTGCGACTTCGCCCACACAACAATAGCGCGTCGACCAGTGGGGAAAGATTTCTGTCTGTCGAGGAGCCCGACGAGAACAGCGACGCGCCGAGATATATCACCCTAAACCCCCCCAATGATCGACGGCGTGCCATCGAGAAGTTCGCATTCACCCaggtgtttgaggaggatgcctCCCAACTGGATGTCTTCCATTGCACCGGCGTCGCAAATCTCGTCGAAGGCGTGCTTGCTCCCTATGGCGGCGAGGGGACTGATGCTCTGCTTGCGACGCTGGGCGTCACTGGGTCAGGCAAG TCGTATACCATTCTTGGCTCAAAGTCCCAGCGCGGGATGATCCAGCTCGCCCTCGATGTCATCTTCCGATCCCTTAGCGACAATCTGCTCGACTGCAGCTCTTACCCTCCCCTCGAACAGTCGATCACCAACTCTGATCCTTCCGAAGCTCTCATCTTTTCTGCCCACAACTTCCTCGACAGTGTGTACGCGGATGCGCCCGCCACCTTCAAAAGTAGCAGCTCCAGAGCACCTACGCCTATGCTA AGCGAATCCGTTGGACCGAGTTCGAACCAACATCGACGCATGAACCGCCCCGTCGCGTTCCCGCAGCAGCCTGATATAAACGCCCTATCTGTTTCATGCGATCCGTCGTCCGAATATGCCGTGGTGGTTTCCATGTACGAAGTCTACAACGATCGCATCTTTGATCTCTtgacccctcccaccaagtCGGCCGCAACGAAAGAATATCGCCGACGACCGCTCCTGTTCAAGCCGACAGAGACATCCCCTGATCGCAAGATTGTTGCAGGACTTCGAAAGGTTATATGTGGGGATTTGCAGCAGGCCTTGCTGGTGCTTGAAGCTGGTTTACATGAGCGGAGAGTGACAGGaacaagcagcaacagcgtTAGCTCGCGAAGCCATGGCTTCTTTTGCGTAGAAGTGAAAAAGCGCACCCGAGCCAGCCGCAAGCACGGCGATCTTCCCTGGGGCGGCAACATTCTCACCATTGTCGATCTTGCTGGAAGCGAAAGGGCGAGAGATGCCAAAACCGCGGGCGCGACACTGGCAGAAGCCGGCAAGATCAACGAAAGCTTGATGTATCTGGGCCAATGCTTGCAGATGCAGAGTGATGCCACGACCAAGGACAAGCCAAATCTTGTCCCATTCCGTCAGTGCAAGCTGACTGAGTTGCTGTTCTCCAATTGTTTCCCGTCGGCCTCATCCTTTTCATCAGCCCGCTATCGAAATCCTCAGAAGGCTGTCATGATCGTTACCGCCGACCCTCATGGCGACTACAATGCAACGTCTCAGATCCTTCGATATTCCGCCCTGGCGAGGGAAGTTACCGTCCCGCGCGTCCCGAGCATAACACAAACCGCGTTGTCGGCCCCGGCGCCTCCTGccagcccaccccccctgGGACAATTAGGCTCACCACCTGTCCACCATCGCAGCTTTTTCGCTCCTCCCggatcatcttcttccaacCAACCGCAGCACGGTGGCCTGTTGTCATCCCCCAACATCCAGCGAGCATTCTCGCCTCTGTCTGGCTCTAGCCCCAGCGGAGACGCCCACCGCAGCACTATGGAGGCCGCGGCGCTCGAGATTGCCCGTCTCTCCGAAGAGTTGGAGTATCTTCGTCAAGCGCTCGAGTCAGAACGCTCAGCGCGTGAAGAAGCCGAGGCGCATTTGCTCAGCATGGAGGACCGTATGATTGAGCTCGAGCAAGCTATTCGTGAGGACTGCACCAACGAGTTTGAGCAGCGCCTCGAGATTGAGATGGCAAGGTGGAAGACGACGATGCAAATCGAGATGGAACGAGGCGAGGAGCACTGGGGACGGAAGATTGAAGTTTTCGAGAGGAGCCTAGCTGTCGCGCCTTTATCGTTGCCGTCAACCCAGCCGCAGAGCGATTACGAGGAGGTCGACGGGGAAGACAACGACAAGGAAAATATTCTCATGGAGGACATGGAACAGGAGAACGAGAGACTCAAGAGAGAGAACGAGATTCTCAGAAGAGAGGTAGCTGGGATGAGCCCAAGCAAGAGGAGGCCGTTAGGTGAGAGATCAGGACTCGGTGTTACCGGTGAGGAGAGCAGAGGTGGCAGTCCGAGACCCACAAGAAAAGACAGGGAAAAAGACAGGGAGGTGACATTGAGGCAGAGATTGGAGAATCTTAGGATGGATGATTCATCTTCTGAATCTCAGCGGCCGCCGTCTGCACAGCAACAAAGCAGGCACAGCAGTCccaagaagatgaggaggttaCAGACCAAGAGATGGAACGAaattgatgatgacgatatGTTTTAG
- the ERG6_2 gene encoding Delta(24)-sterol C-methyltransferase (COG:H; EggNog:ENOG503NTY3), protein MLSSVLLIDSQDRHGCPVHNSPSPGHCQHLLKKTLRVKMSSHLPPNYTPALLHRYLSHFNRDPFQLNVIDHDAVGYATVEERAARAKKYNEVASDYYDLVSPLYEQGWGQRFHYTPIFPGKSIADSMTAYEHEFARIARLKLGMKVLDLGCGIGGPARTITKAIGCKIIGITNSAWHVERGTQLTKQAGLEGKVALIQGNFLKLPFEDESFDAAYSVESLCYAPNPAEVYREIKRILKPGAPFTFHDFAMTKKFDENNTEHAKIRNWVEFGNGIVKMPWVPDMRRCVLSAGFELLAEEDMAYRSNGAPWYYGPAGDVSWAWRVPGWDDFFRVVKMSPLFLFIAKSIYRVLILFGFAPPETLTLMDTMWYCCRSVAIGGKMGIFTPMYVFTCRKPSTANKRSGSAEQKQEQEKVELKRA, encoded by the exons ATGCTTTCGTCTGTGTTACTGATAGATTCACAAGACCGACACGGGTGTCCTGTTCACAATTCTCCATCTCCTGGACACTGCCAACATTTACTCAAGAAAACACTGCGTGTGAAAATGTCTTCCCACCTACCTCCCAACTACACCCCTGCGCTTCTCCACCGCTACCTTTCCCATTTCAACCGTGACCCTTTCCAGCTAAATGTCATCGACCACGATGCCGTCGGCTACGCCACGGTGGAAGAACGGGCCGCCCGCGCAAAGAAATACAACGAAGTCGCTTCGGACTACTATGATCTTGTCTCGCCTCTCTACGAGCAAGGATGGGGCCAGCGATTCCATTacacccccatcttcccgGGGAAATCCATAGCCGACAGCATGACAGCTTATGAGCACGAGTTTGCTCGTATTGCCCGCCTCAAACTAGGGATGAAGGTGTTGGATCTTGGCTGCGGCATTGGCGGCCCTGcccgcaccatcaccaaagcaATCGGCTGCAAGATCATTGGGATCACAAACAGCGCCTGGCATGTTGAGCGAGGCACGCAGTTGACCAAGCAGGCTGGACTGGAAGGCAAGGTTGCCCTCATCCAGGGCAATTTTCTG AAACTCCCCTTTGAAGACGAATCCTTCGACGCCGCATACTCAGTAGAAAGCCTTTGTTACGCCCCCAACCCTGCAGAAGTGTACCGTGAGATCAAGCGCATCTTGAAGCCAGGAGCCCCGTTTACGTTTCACGACTTCGCCATGACCAAGAAGTTTGACGAGAACAACACTGAGCACGCAAAGATTCGGAACTGGGTCGAATTTGGAAACGGGATTGTGAAGATGCCGTGGGTGCCGGATATGAGGAGGTGTGTGCTCTCTGCAG GATTCGAGTTACTGGCAGAAGAGGACATGGCTTACCGTAGCAATGGGGCTCCTTGGTACTACGGTCCGGCAGGAGATGTTTCTTGGGCATGGCGCGTTCCTGGGTGGGATGACTTCTTCAGGGTGGTCAAGATGTCTCCCCTTTTCCTATTCATCGCCAAAAGCATCTACCGAGTGTTGATTCTGTTCGGCTTTGCGCCACCCGAAACACTCACCCTGATGGACACCATGTGGTACTGCTGTCGTTCGGTGGCTATTGGCGGCAAGATGGGGATTTTCACACCAATGTATGTGTTCACATGCCGTAAGCCAAGCACGGCAAACAAGCGAAGTGGTTCTGCAGAGCAAAAGCAAgagcaggagaaggttgAGCTCAAGAGGGCTTGA
- a CDS encoding uncharacterized protein (EggNog:ENOG503PF0Q) has protein sequence MVVHINDNESRTGRQQMTRRRNLRQAKMADIIGTIVTLVETVQSAVTLYQRIDGLPTQMTQLGKRIERLSPFLSRLESFIKKRPAAASSSLYPGQKQDLRQLLDAINDHIKKATDLFERYEKGILSRSHDLEFRARWVSQIWFSLVENSPEKVQAILDDIEYDRGVLSDYLALMAVDKQPDIPSPNLITSPAPKKIIINSPANKNIADSPKKNNLSPSSAPAKRPSPSPSPIPRQDLKILFVDPYHAERTAIAESLLALFRELTLLYRSNTPWRISAVSSAGFFVKNSSDLVPVISSLNYSYPSWKKDFKPGGPGDVPKPEALKAIFDNNWANYPFKNAIKSQISTRPSVGLTKDVFEKYDYIIVFTKREHDNMVKLKEAVTAMTKERQRARVLHLGVYLGGEIVYPTLAKGAGEVIEQTNRHEWNKKVAQIKTALKEFLRQEMRWQMPELPGPEKNDGKQIKDTGEKDANGFKNKKKESGKDKVNAAGKAKGKGS, from the exons ATGGTTGTTCACATAAACGACAACGAGTCGAGAACTGGCAGACAACAAATGACACGAAGAAGAAATTTACGACAAG CGAAAATGGCAGACATAATTGGCACCATCGTCACTCTTGTGGAAACGGTTCAGTCAGCCGTCACTCTCTACCAGCGCATCGACGGCCTACCCACACAAATGACGCAACTCGGTAAACGAATCGAGCGCCTGAGCCCATTTCTGAGCCGGCTGGAATCTTTcataaaaaaaagaccagCAGCTGCCTCCTCAAGCCTGTATCCTGGCCAGAAACAAGATCTCAGACAATTGCTGGATGCTATCAACGACCACATCAAGAAGGCAACCGACCTGTTTGAGCGATACGAGAAAGGCATTCTCTCGCGGTCTCATGATCTTGAATTTCGAGCGCGATGGGTTTCACAAATATGGTTTTCCCTAGTAGAAAACAGCCCAGAGAAAGTCCAGGCAATCCTGGATGATATCGAATACGACAGGGGCGTTCTTTCAGACTACCTCGCCCTAATGGCTGTGGACAAACAACCTGATATCCCTAGTCCCAACCTGATCACAAGTCCAGCCCCTAAAAAAATTATCATCAACAGCCCTGCGAACAAGAACATCGCTGATTCCCCAAAGAAGAACAACTTATCACCATCGTCAGCACCAGCTAAAcgaccatcaccatcaccatcgccgatACCACGACAAGATTTAAAGATCCTCTTTGTAGACCCTTATCATGCTGAGCGAACAGCGATCGCCGAGTCTCTCCTTGCCCTCTTTCGGGAGCTGACTCTACTGTACAGGTCAAACACACCCTGGCGCATATCAGCCGTCTCGTCCGCTGGATTCTTTGTCAAAAATTCTTCTGATTTGGTGCCAGTCATCTCATCCCTCAACTACAGCTACCCATCATGGAAGAAGGATTTCAAGCCCGGCGGCCCGGGCGATGTTCCAAAACCCGAAGCCTTGAAGGCCATCTTTGACAACAACTGGGCAAACTACCCCTTTAAAAACGCGATCAAGTCGCAAATATCAACTCGCCCCAGTGTAGGCTTGACAAAAGACGTGTTTGAGAAGTACGACTACATCATTGTCTTCACCAAGCGGGAGCACGACAACAtggtcaagctcaaggaagCGGTAACTGCAATGACAAAAGAGAGGCAAAGGGCACGGGTGTTACATCTGGGAGTGTACTTGGGCGGGGAGATTGTTTATCCAACATTGGCAAAAGGAGCGGGGGAAGTTATTGAGCAGACAAACCGACATGAGTGGAACAAAAAGGTGGCTCAGATCAAGACGGCGTTGAAGGAGTTCTTGAGGCAGGAGATGCGGTGGCAAATGCCAGAGTTACCTGGTCCCGAAAAGAACGATGGGAAGCAAATCAAGGATACCGGGGAGAAGGATGCAAATGGattcaagaacaagaagaaagaaagcggTAAGGACAAAGTGAATGCAGCTGGTAAAGCGAAGGGAAAGGGGTCTTAG
- a CDS encoding uncharacterized protein (EggNog:ENOG503P0XK), which yields MSRNIHQKYPSAPRIKLVNKKKPRRPSVTSSESSLNLSDDEGYSGVEDVSESDNELDEDDVVAAEEEHLITNMARNRLLKTPRPLDEENDADEEDEDEEDELEEEEAIDDEDANDDEDDDDDSVSWQGLSPPKEFEDAMWPESELPDVTPVKRHVRFAGIDSDSDNTESDLSESDDGKQFFPDIFVDQNALDPRFRREIENDDGSDTDGSYWDFNGSTQDVFVETSDVEFDNGGLHNTPMPTPRVIPPLNILPTPLTAFSTESPELDGYETDGDTTEEDIPEPVVRKKQVRRPVSVETSDSETPRPNRHVRGKPRLARFDLDGDSDKPVGVINPKTGKMMIFTRQKADRLELAPESYDLNFAQDDLSACSPMMANSALIMLGVMDANTLGDYFATQPFGPSEAFFPCSDAFTGEETDESEYYPALEDEGEDALRIEDFIEFREDNESDQENEDEDNAGDWSNDPNSSPTRPKTSASMSTTNTDYYVKDVHPLLTHFEMNSNAVGAFRRNQVNQQLINSEVATQESLAFSGPYHIGTLRGIKSGSMETVTTPITPVRRQKRNSMVGLDGPLDYSPGSPLNHVSQKRKAPDTVADDNLHKRHRSISDMEILQL from the exons ATGTCTCGAAACATTCACCAAAAATATCCCTCTGCGCCTCGCATCAAGCTcgtcaacaagaagaagccgcGCAGGCCCTCCGTCACCTCGAGCGAGTCGtctctcaacctctccgaCGACGAAGGTTACTCCGGCGTCGAGGACGTCAGCGAATCTGACAATGAactcgacgaggacgatgtggttgcggccgaggaggagcatcTGATCACCAATATGGCCAGGAATCGCCTGTTGAAAACCCCTCGGCCGCTCGACGAAGAGAATGAcgctgatgaagaagacgaagacgaggaggacgagctcgaagaagaggaagccattgacgacgaagatgccaatgatgacgaggacgacgatgacgacagTGTTAGTTGGCAGGGCTTGTCACCACCAAAAGAGTTTGAGGATGCCATGTGGCCCGAGTCTGAACTGCCGGATGTCACGCCGGTTAAGCGCCATGTTCGGTTTGCCGGTATCGACAGCGACAGTGACAACACAGAATCCGACCTGTCCGAATCTGATGATGGCAAGCAATTCTTTCCCGATATCTTTGTCGACCAGAACGCTCTTGATCCCCGGTTCCGCCGCGAGATTGAGAATGATGATGGCTCCGACACCGATGGCTCGTACTGGGACTTCAATGGCTCCACCCAAGACGTATTTGTCGAGACATCGGATGTCGAATTCGACAATGGAGGTCTCCACAATACCCCAATGCCAACGCCAAGGGTCATCCCTCCATTGAATATTCTACCCACTCCGCTGACGGCATTTTCCACCGAGTCACCGGAGCTTGACGGTTATGAGA CTGATGGCGACACAACAGAAGAGGACATCCCAGAGCCGGTTGTGCGTAAGAAGCAGGTTCGGCGACCAGTGTCTGTGGAAACTTCGGACTCTGAGACACCAAGACCTAACCGCCACGTACGAGGAAAGCCTCGTCTTGCGCGCTTCGACTTGGACGGTGACAGCGATAAGCCGGTCGGCGTGATCAATCCAAAAACTGGCAAGATGATGATTTTCACGCGTCAAAAGGCTGATCGTCTCGAGTTGGCTCCAGAGTCGTATGACCTGAATTTTGCTCAGGATGATTTGTCGGCTTGCTCTCCCATGATGGCCAACTCGGCCTTGATCATGCTGGGGGTCATGGACGCTAATACTTTGGGTGACTATTTCGCTACACAGCCCTTTGGGCCCAGTGaggccttcttcccctgTTCCGATGCATTCACTGGAGAAGAGACAGATGAATCCGAGTACTACCCAGCCCTGgaagatgagggtgaggatgctCTCAGGATTGAGGATTTCATCGAGTTTAGGGAGGACAACGAATCGGACCAGGAAaacgaagacgaagacaaCGCCGGAGACTGGAGCAATGATCCCAATTCAAGCCCGACACGGCCCAAGACCTCGGCCAGCATGTCCACCACAAACACGGACTATTATGTCAAGGACGTCCACCCTTTGCTCACCCACTTCGAGATGAACTCCAACGCCGTGGGCGCTTTCCGTCGTAATCAGGTAAATCAGCAACTCATCAACAGTGAGGTCGCGACCCAGGAGTCACTCGCTTTCTCTGGACCTTACCACATTGGAACTCTCCGAGGCATCAAGTCCGGCAGCATGGAGACGGtaacaacccccatcacacCGGTGCGCAGGCAAAAGAGAAACAGCATGGTAGGCCTTGATGGACCTCTTGATTATTCCCCAGGATCTCCGCTCAACCATGTATCacagaagagaaaggccCCCGATACCGTCGCGGATGACAACCTCCACAAACGCCACCGGAGCATTTCGGACATGGAAATTTTGCAGTTGTAA